Part of the Variovorax sp. PAMC 28711 genome is shown below.
CGACGTGATGCGCCGGTTCGCCGTTGCGCTTGACGACCTGCATGACAATTTGACGTGTGTTGCTCACCGCATCCACCTTGAAAACAGAGTTACTTACCAACGGTATCAATTGTTATCAACTCTATCGAAGATTTCTGCTAAGCGGTAGACAGCCTTTAGTTCACAACAACGTCTCGGGAACGATGGGCGCGATGAGCGAGTTGTAGAAGCGTTTGAAGAAGCTCGATTCCGGCTCGGTGGTGAGCACCATCTCCTGCTCGCCGTCGGTGGTCAGCCATTCGAGCGTCCCGGCCGGTTGGGCCAGACGCAATCGGTAGGAGTTCTGCAGCTTGCTGATGTTGATGATGCGAAGCATCTCGCGCGCGAGTTGCGGGCTATCGATCACTACGCCCATTTCAGTGTTCTGGCTGGCGGAGCGCGGATCGAGGTTCATCGAGCCGACGAAGATCTTCCGCTGGTCGATGGCAGCGGTCTTGGAATGGAGCCGCCCCAGCGACTTGCCGAACATGCCGAAGCGCTTGCCGGCGGTGGTGCGCTCCGGGCTCAGTTCGTACACGTCGGCGCCGCTCAGCAGCAGGCGCTTCCGGTAGCGCACATAGCCGGTGTGCACCAGCGGCTCGTCGTTGGCGGCCAGCGAGTTGGTCAGCAGGGTGAGCTTCACCTGGCGCTTGCGCAGATCGTCGAAGGCGGCCATGCCCTTCTCGCCCGGCACCAGATAGGGCGAGGTTAGCTCGACTTCGCTTTGCGCTTCGAGCAACAGGCCCCACACCTTCATCGTCACGCTGGTGGCGATGGCTTCGTCCTCGGTCATATAGGCAGGCTTGCTCGGCGGGTCGGCGATCGCCAGCGCCTCGCCCCATAGGAGCCCGAGCCGGCCACCGTCGAGTTCTTCGCCGATGGGGCCGTAGCCCAGAATGTCCGATGGCGGCAATTCGATCTTCGGCGGCGGCGCGGCCATGCCGACCCAGTTGTCGAAGTCCACGCCGGTGAGCTGACGACCGTCGTCCGAACGCACGACCTCGTCGATCGGCCGCACCTGCTCACTGTTCCAGTAGGCATCGAAGATGGTTTCGAGTTGCGGGATCACCTTGCCGACGGCCAGCGCATCCATGTCGATGAAGTTCTGCGCCTCGCTCAGCACGAAATACTCGTCGGCAATGTTGCGACCGCCGACCACCGCCATCTTGCCGTCGGCGATGAACAGCTTGTTGTGCATGCGGTGATTGAGCCGCCCGATTTCCGAAGGCGAAGCCAGGAAGCGCGAAAGCAAACCGTTGCGCGCGCAGCAAAACGGGTTGTAGAGGCGCACGTCGACATTCGGCGTTTCCGACAAGGCCAGCAGCAATTGCTGGCTCTTGGCGGTGTAGAGGTCGTCGACCAACACGCGCACCTTCACGCCGCGCTGCGCCGCTTCGCGCAGCGAACGCAACAACAAGCGGCCGACGGCGTCGTTCTCGAGCTGGTAGTACTGAACCACCAGCGAGCGTTCGGCACGCTGCGCGAGCTGGATGCGCGCATCGAGCGAATAGACCCCGAGCGGCATGAGGCGAAAGCCCGAATGCTCGCCGGGCGGCGTCGACGCCTGCGCAATCTTCGCGAGCTTGGTCGATGGATCTGCCGCCATGGCCTGGACCGCAGGGCGTTCGCGCGGCGGCGGCAAGGTGCCGCAGGCGCCGAGCATGGCAACCAAGGCGGCGGCAAACACCGCGCGCAAGGTCAGTTTCAGCGTCTTCATGGTTTTTTCCTCTGGGCTGTTTCGAGTACGCAGATGCGCGCGCACCGGTTTCAGCCGGTTGTCCGACAGCGCCTCAACCTAGAATCGAAGCCACATCTGCCAGGAGCCACATCATGGGCCACGCATCGCATTCGATCCTCTCACGCGCCGCCTTGGCGATGACGCTTTCGCTCTGCGGTTTTTCGGCGCAAGCCGCTCTCGACATCGGCGATGCTGCGCCCAAGTTCACGGCGAACGCTGCGCTGGGCGGCAAGACCTTCCGCTACTCGCTCGCCGACGCTCTCGCCAAGGGGCCGGTGGTGGTGTATTTCTTTCCGGCGGCCGATTCGAGCGACTGCTCGCTCGAAGCCCACGCATTCGCCGAGGCCACTGACAAGTTCGCCGCGCTGGGCGCCACCGTCATCGGCATCTCGGCAGACGACATCGGCACGCTGACCCGGTTTTCAGTCAAGTCCTGCCAGAGTCGTTTCCCGGTGGCCTCCGACGAGTCGAAGGCCGTGATCCAGAGCTATGACGCCCTCATGCAAACACGGCCCGACTTCGCCAACCGGCTTTCGTATGTGATCGCGCCCGACGGCAAGGTGGCCTACTACTACCAGAACCTCAACCCCGACAAGCACGTCGAGCGCATGCTCAAGGCGGTCGAGGCGCTGCGCAAATAGCCCGGGTCAACGCCCGATGGCGCGCGACAGCCGCTCGACGATGATCGATTCGGCCTCCGCCATGATGCGGTCGATCAGTTCCTTCACGGTCGGCACATCGTGGATCAGGCCCGCGACCATGCCGCACGACCACGCACCCGCATCCATGTCGCCGTCTTTCATGATCTTGGGATAGACGCCGGCCACTTCTTCGAGGATGTCTTCGAACTTGAGGTTGGCGCCGAGCTCGCGTTCCTTCACGATGAGGCGGTCGACCGCATCGTTCTTCAGCACGCGCTCGGTGTTTCGCAGCGAGCGCATCACCAGGCGCGTGTCGAGTTCGCTCGCTTCGACGATGGCGCGCTTCACGTTCTCGTGCACCGGCGCTTCCTTCGTGGCGATGAAGCGCGTGCCCATGTTCATGCCTTCGGCGCCGAGCGCCATCGCCGCGACCAGCGAGCGGCCGTCGGCCATGCCGCCCGACGCCACGAACGGAATCTTGAGCGATTCGGCCGCGCGCGGCAGCAGGATGAAGTTCGGCACGTCGTCTTCGCCGGGATGGCCGCCGCACTCGAAGCCGTCGACGCTCACGGCGTCGCAACCGATCGACTCCGCCTTGAGCGAGTGCCGCACAGAGGTGCACTTGTGGATGACCTTGATGCCCGCCTCGTGCAGCATTGGCATCCACTTCTGCGGGTTGTTGCCGGCCGTCTCGACTGCTTTCACGCCGCCTTCGATGATGGCCTTGATGTAGCCCGGGTAGTCGGGCGAACTCACCGTCGGCAAGAA
Proteins encoded:
- a CDS encoding phospholipase D family protein codes for the protein MKTLKLTLRAVFAAALVAMLGACGTLPPPRERPAVQAMAADPSTKLAKIAQASTPPGEHSGFRLMPLGVYSLDARIQLAQRAERSLVVQYYQLENDAVGRLLLRSLREAAQRGVKVRVLVDDLYTAKSQQLLLALSETPNVDVRLYNPFCCARNGLLSRFLASPSEIGRLNHRMHNKLFIADGKMAVVGGRNIADEYFVLSEAQNFIDMDALAVGKVIPQLETIFDAYWNSEQVRPIDEVVRSDDGRQLTGVDFDNWVGMAAPPPKIELPPSDILGYGPIGEELDGGRLGLLWGEALAIADPPSKPAYMTEDEAIATSVTMKVWGLLLEAQSEVELTSPYLVPGEKGMAAFDDLRKRQVKLTLLTNSLAANDEPLVHTGYVRYRKRLLLSGADVYELSPERTTAGKRFGMFGKSLGRLHSKTAAIDQRKIFVGSMNLDPRSASQNTEMGVVIDSPQLAREMLRIINISKLQNSYRLRLAQPAGTLEWLTTDGEQEMVLTTEPESSFFKRFYNSLIAPIVPETLL
- a CDS encoding peroxiredoxin, which codes for MGHASHSILSRAALAMTLSLCGFSAQAALDIGDAAPKFTANAALGGKTFRYSLADALAKGPVVVYFFPAADSSDCSLEAHAFAEATDKFAALGATVIGISADDIGTLTRFSVKSCQSRFPVASDESKAVIQSYDALMQTRPDFANRLSYVIAPDGKVAYYYQNLNPDKHVERMLKAVEALRK
- a CDS encoding NAD(P)H-dependent flavin oxidoreductase — encoded protein: MKTRITELFGIEHPIIQGGMHYVGFAELAAAVSNAGGLGIITGLTQRTPELLAQEIARCREMTDKPFGVNLTFLPTVSSPDYPGYIKAIIEGGVKAVETAGNNPQKWMPMLHEAGIKVIHKCTSVRHSLKAESIGCDAVSVDGFECGGHPGEDDVPNFILLPRAAESLKIPFVASGGMADGRSLVAAMALGAEGMNMGTRFIATKEAPVHENVKRAIVEASELDTRLVMRSLRNTERVLKNDAVDRLIVKERELGANLKFEDILEEVAGVYPKIMKDGDMDAGAWSCGMVAGLIHDVPTVKELIDRIMAEAESIIVERLSRAIGR